The following proteins are co-located in the Acidicapsa acidisoli genome:
- a CDS encoding amidohydrolase has translation MSQKTIYHNGKIATNSTPYFAEAMAVEDGKVLATGTSSNLLQTREAGTKLVDLGGHTVIPGLNDSHMHVIRGGLHYNLELRWDGVPFLADAMRMLKEQVLRTPAPQWVRVVGGWTEFQFAERRMPTLEEINKVAPDTPVFVLHLYDRAMLNAAALRAVGYTKDTPDPPGGEIQRDKRGTPTGMLIASPNASILYSTLAKGPVLGYEDQLISTRHFMRELNRLGITSVIDAGGGFQNYPDDYKVIEELHKRGQMTLRVAYNLYTQHPKHEIEDFNKWTSSASLYQGDHTLRLNGAGENLVFAGADFEDFLQPRPDLDHTLETQLEIVVRLLAEKHWPFRLHATYNESIERFLNVFEKVDRDIPFKGLHWCFDHAETISDQNIDRTVALGGGIAVQHRMAFQGEYFVKHYGAEAAKRTPPIRRMLEIGAHVGAGTDATRVASFNPYVSLYWLVSGRTVGGMPLYGGENRMSREEALRLYTQGSSWFSAEEDVKGSLAPGQLADFAVLTSDFFSVPEQEIKNLQSVLTVVGGEVVYASEDFGQLAPPPLPAALDWAPTAHYGGYYNPVSHVGAAMHYGCSRHHASAASRGTERLGESLWGLGCDCFAF, from the coding sequence ATGTCTCAGAAGACGATCTATCACAACGGAAAGATCGCGACCAACTCGACCCCATACTTCGCCGAAGCGATGGCTGTTGAGGATGGGAAGGTGCTTGCGACCGGCACCTCCTCCAATTTGCTCCAGACTCGTGAGGCCGGCACAAAACTCGTGGACCTGGGCGGCCATACAGTGATTCCCGGGCTTAACGACTCCCATATGCACGTGATCCGGGGGGGGCTGCACTATAACCTGGAGCTTCGCTGGGATGGCGTTCCCTTTCTTGCCGATGCAATGCGCATGTTGAAAGAGCAAGTTCTGCGCACCCCGGCCCCGCAATGGGTTCGTGTGGTCGGCGGCTGGACAGAGTTTCAGTTTGCAGAGCGGCGCATGCCGACTCTTGAAGAGATAAACAAAGTCGCTCCTGACACTCCTGTGTTTGTCCTGCACCTCTACGACCGGGCAATGTTGAACGCGGCTGCTCTTCGAGCAGTTGGTTATACCAAGGACACACCCGACCCACCGGGAGGCGAAATCCAGCGTGACAAGCGCGGCACGCCCACAGGTATGCTGATAGCCTCACCTAACGCAAGTATCCTCTATTCGACGCTTGCCAAAGGTCCTGTCCTTGGTTATGAAGACCAACTCATATCAACTCGTCACTTCATGCGCGAGTTAAACCGGCTCGGTATCACCAGCGTAATCGACGCTGGCGGTGGATTCCAGAACTATCCCGACGACTATAAGGTTATCGAAGAATTACACAAGCGTGGGCAGATGACATTGCGTGTCGCGTACAACCTGTATACGCAGCATCCAAAGCATGAGATCGAAGACTTCAACAAATGGACGTCTTCAGCATCTCTTTACCAAGGCGATCATACTTTGCGTCTCAATGGCGCCGGCGAGAATCTCGTCTTCGCAGGCGCGGACTTCGAGGATTTCCTCCAGCCACGACCGGACCTCGACCACACCCTCGAAACACAACTCGAGATTGTGGTTCGGTTGCTCGCTGAAAAGCACTGGCCATTCCGCCTGCACGCCACCTATAACGAATCCATCGAGCGATTCCTGAATGTCTTTGAGAAGGTCGACCGCGACATCCCCTTCAAAGGGCTGCACTGGTGCTTCGATCATGCGGAGACGATTTCTGACCAAAACATTGATCGAACCGTCGCACTCGGAGGCGGCATCGCGGTCCAGCATCGTATGGCCTTCCAGGGGGAATACTTCGTCAAACACTACGGCGCTGAAGCAGCGAAGAGGACGCCACCGATTCGACGCATGTTGGAGATTGGCGCGCATGTCGGGGCGGGTACTGACGCAACACGAGTGGCAAGCTTCAATCCCTACGTATCACTTTATTGGCTCGTCTCCGGTCGCACGGTAGGCGGGATGCCGCTCTATGGCGGGGAGAACAGGATGTCGCGCGAGGAGGCGCTGCGCCTTTATACACAGGGGAGCAGTTGGTTCTCAGCCGAAGAAGATGTAAAGGGATCGCTGGCTCCAGGTCAACTCGCCGACTTCGCTGTTCTCACCTCAGACTTCTTTTCTGTGCCGGAGCAGGAGATCAAGAACCTGCAATCTGTTCTCACGGTGGTAGGTGGAGAGGTCGTTTATGCGTCGGAGGACTTCGGCCAGTTGGCGCCGCCCCCGTTACCCGCTGCGCTCGATTGGGCTCCGACGGCCCATTACGGAGGTTATTACAACCCCGTGTCACACGTTGGAGCAGCGATGCACTACGGATGTTCCAGACACCATGCCTCGGCCGCATCCCGAGGCACTGAACGCCTCGGAGAGTCTCTATGGGGATTGGGCTGCGATTGCTTCGCCTTTTGA
- a CDS encoding hydrolase produces the protein MSLAKRSEKGLLTPDNCVVALIDHQPQMLFGITSIDRQTLINNVVGFAKATKVFGLPTVLSTVETKSFSGYIWPQLKAQFPDITPIERSSMNSWDDAKFVAAIKASGRKKIVLAGLWTEVCVAFPTIQAITDGYEVYVVEDLCGDLDVRTHDAAMRRVEQAGAKPVTWIQVMLEWQRDWALKETYDAVMDIVKTHAGAYGMGVEYAYTMVHGASPTELPDWTPPLELAHK, from the coding sequence ATGTCACTCGCAAAACGAAGTGAAAAGGGGTTGCTCACGCCAGACAATTGCGTCGTGGCGCTTATCGATCACCAACCACAGATGCTTTTCGGAATTACCAGCATCGATCGTCAAACCCTCATCAACAACGTCGTGGGTTTCGCAAAGGCGACCAAAGTGTTCGGCCTACCCACGGTCCTCAGCACGGTCGAGACGAAATCTTTCAGCGGCTATATCTGGCCGCAACTCAAAGCGCAGTTCCCCGACATCACGCCCATCGAACGCAGCAGCATGAACTCTTGGGACGATGCAAAGTTCGTTGCGGCCATCAAGGCCTCAGGTCGTAAGAAGATCGTGCTCGCAGGACTCTGGACGGAGGTTTGCGTAGCTTTTCCCACGATCCAGGCTATTACGGACGGCTACGAAGTGTATGTGGTTGAAGACCTCTGTGGCGACCTCGATGTCAGGACGCATGATGCCGCAATGCGCCGCGTGGAACAGGCGGGGGCCAAACCGGTGACCTGGATCCAGGTCATGCTCGAGTGGCAGCGGGACTGGGCCCTGAAGGAAACCTATGACGCAGTAATGGACATTGTGAAGACGCACGCAGGTGCATACGGTATGGGCGTTGAATATGCCTACACGATGGTGCATGGTGCGTCGCCAACGGAACTTCCCGATTGGACGCCACCGCTTGAGCTAGCCCACAAGTAA
- a CDS encoding enoyl-CoA hydratase/isomerase family protein, protein MQTAQPDYFTAYQYVKLSRDANGVLTVSLHTNGGPCLMTAQTHTEFVEAFYRISQDRANKIVILTGAGGDFITDVDWSSWGNPGDPGIWSPIHDEGVQVLENIANIRVPVIAAVEGRAHVHTDYLLLANVIVAAEGATFQDVAHFAAGVTPGDGIFTTWSYRAGAGRAEVFLINPHPVPARTAHEWGVVAEVTPNGKALARAHELAALYLKVPEITRRNTRIHFIQPLKERIVREVGYGLSLEGASAADLVKSKQTKSERQASTANVA, encoded by the coding sequence ATGCAAACAGCTCAACCCGACTACTTCACTGCTTATCAGTACGTAAAGCTGAGTCGAGACGCCAACGGCGTGTTGACGGTTTCACTTCACACCAACGGAGGGCCGTGCCTTATGACCGCACAAACTCACACTGAGTTTGTCGAGGCCTTCTATCGAATTTCGCAGGATCGAGCCAACAAGATCGTAATCCTGACGGGCGCAGGCGGAGACTTCATCACAGATGTCGATTGGTCATCTTGGGGCAACCCTGGCGATCCTGGCATCTGGAGCCCGATTCATGACGAAGGTGTTCAGGTTTTGGAAAACATAGCCAACATACGTGTGCCGGTCATTGCGGCGGTCGAGGGGCGCGCGCATGTTCACACCGATTATCTGCTGCTCGCCAATGTGATTGTGGCTGCCGAGGGGGCGACCTTCCAGGATGTGGCCCATTTTGCCGCTGGTGTTACACCCGGTGACGGAATCTTTACCACTTGGAGTTATCGCGCGGGTGCGGGACGAGCCGAGGTGTTTCTCATAAACCCCCATCCGGTGCCGGCACGTACGGCACACGAATGGGGGGTCGTGGCTGAGGTCACGCCGAACGGTAAGGCTCTCGCCCGAGCACACGAATTGGCCGCGCTCTACCTAAAGGTCCCCGAGATAACACGGCGTAATACGCGGATCCACTTCATTCAGCCCCTAAAAGAGCGCATTGTGCGGGAAGTCGGCTACGGGCTGTCGCTCGAAGGAGCGTCTGCAGCGGACCTTGTGAAGTCGAAGCAAACCAAATCCGAACGTCAGGCTTCGACAGCAAACGTTGCATGA
- a CDS encoding SDR family oxidoreductase translates to MKHWASPLGPPGIRVNAFAPRIIETDISSLSKAEAGRTLAPSMRSLKRIGKPDDVADAIAFLASDGARWITGASIPVNSGSKL, encoded by the coding sequence GTGAAACACTGGGCCTCGCCGTTAGGCCCACCTGGCATCCGTGTGAACGCCTTTGCGCCAAGGATAATTGAAACCGATATATCGAGTCTTAGCAAAGCGGAAGCGGGCCGCACTCTTGCACCCAGCATGCGGTCGCTCAAGAGAATCGGCAAACCCGATGATGTAGCCGACGCGATCGCGTTCCTCGCCTCCGATGGTGCTCGGTGGATCACCGGGGCAAGTATTCCGGTGAATAGTGGGTCGAAGCTTTAG
- a CDS encoding SDR family NAD(P)-dependent oxidoreductase, which yields MSRPLENKLALVTGSSRGIGAAIAIRLAADGAYVIVNYAASPARAEKVVKEIRNAGGNAEAVGADLSTVQGINKLIASIDQVFGASFGGRLDILVNNAGTVVFGPFMEGAEDSYDKHFNLNVRPLIALSKDAARRMLPQKWGRIINIGSIHGESAPIPGVTMYVATKFAVHGFTRGLSRELGATGVTVNAVQPGFIDTELSPANGQAEDMKKLTSVGRFGRVEEIASAVAFLAHPESAFINGENLTVDGGWSA from the coding sequence ATGTCCAGGCCATTGGAGAACAAACTTGCACTCGTCACAGGTTCGTCGCGCGGAATCGGAGCTGCTATCGCTATCCGTTTGGCCGCCGATGGTGCTTACGTCATTGTCAACTACGCGGCAAGTCCGGCGCGTGCAGAAAAGGTCGTCAAGGAAATCCGCAATGCAGGCGGGAATGCAGAGGCCGTAGGCGCTGATCTCAGCACCGTCCAGGGAATCAATAAGTTGATCGCGTCCATCGACCAGGTTTTCGGTGCCTCCTTCGGTGGACGTCTCGACATTCTCGTAAACAACGCAGGAACGGTGGTCTTCGGGCCGTTCATGGAGGGTGCCGAAGATTCCTACGACAAGCATTTCAATCTTAACGTTCGGCCCCTCATCGCGTTATCGAAAGACGCTGCGCGTCGGATGCTTCCGCAGAAGTGGGGGCGGATTATCAACATCGGCTCCATTCACGGAGAGTCTGCACCTATTCCCGGCGTGACGATGTATGTCGCAACTAAGTTTGCGGTCCACGGCTTCACACGCGGACTCTCGCGTGAACTGGGAGCTACCGGAGTTACGGTTAACGCCGTACAGCCTGGATTCATCGACACTGAACTGAGCCCTGCAAACGGTCAAGCGGAGGACATGAAGAAGCTCACTAGCGTTGGTCGGTTCGGCCGAGTCGAAGAAATTGCTTCTGCCGTCGCATTTCTCGCTCATCCAGAATCGGCGTTCATCAACGGCGAGAACTTAACCGTGGACGGCGGCTGGAGCGCATAA
- a CDS encoding thiamine pyrophosphate-dependent enzyme, translating into MASLLNGSTKTTILAGAGCAGAHAELVELAARLNAPIVHAVRGKEFIEYDNPYDVGMTGLLGFSSGYRAMMTCDLLLMIGTDFPYQQFFPKDATVVQIDIRGEQLGRRTKVDYGFVGDAKTTLQALLPKLTQNQDDWHLKTSRENYQEARRDLDELATAVSGKKPIHPHYVVRVLDALAAEDAIFTCDVGTPTIWAARYLTMNGKRRLLGSFNHGSMANALPQAIGAQVSHSGCQVISLSGDGGLAMLMGDLLSLCQLRAPVKIIVFKNESLAFVELEMKAAGIVDFGTDLRNPNFAKLAEAAGLLGLTAETPDQVPPMIEQALQHDGPALIEILVSRQELSMPPTITFEQVKGFGIFALRAVLNGHGDEIIDLAKVNLIR; encoded by the coding sequence TTGGCATCCCTACTCAATGGATCCACGAAGACAACGATCCTTGCCGGGGCGGGCTGCGCGGGAGCTCACGCGGAGTTGGTTGAACTTGCGGCCAGACTGAACGCCCCAATCGTGCATGCTGTGCGTGGAAAAGAATTCATCGAGTACGACAATCCATACGATGTGGGTATGACTGGCCTGCTTGGGTTTTCGTCGGGTTATCGCGCGATGATGACCTGCGATCTGTTGCTCATGATCGGAACGGACTTTCCATATCAGCAGTTCTTCCCGAAGGATGCGACGGTCGTACAGATCGACATCCGGGGAGAACAATTAGGCCGCCGCACCAAGGTCGACTATGGCTTTGTAGGAGATGCAAAAACGACTCTTCAGGCCCTTCTGCCAAAGCTGACGCAAAACCAGGACGATTGGCATTTGAAGACCTCCCGGGAAAATTACCAGGAGGCGAGGAGGGATCTCGATGAACTTGCGACAGCGGTATCTGGTAAGAAACCTATCCATCCGCACTATGTTGTTCGAGTACTCGACGCGTTGGCTGCCGAAGATGCGATCTTCACCTGTGATGTCGGCACGCCGACTATCTGGGCGGCACGCTATTTAACCATGAACGGCAAACGGCGCCTGCTCGGCTCTTTCAACCACGGCTCAATGGCAAATGCATTGCCCCAGGCTATAGGCGCCCAGGTGAGCCATTCGGGGTGCCAGGTAATCTCCCTATCGGGCGACGGCGGTCTTGCCATGCTCATGGGCGACCTGCTCTCACTGTGCCAATTGCGCGCGCCTGTCAAGATCATTGTTTTCAAGAACGAGTCATTGGCCTTTGTCGAACTGGAGATGAAGGCAGCTGGGATTGTCGATTTTGGAACCGATCTGCGGAACCCGAACTTCGCAAAGCTGGCCGAAGCTGCGGGTCTCCTTGGCCTGACGGCAGAAACGCCAGATCAAGTGCCGCCAATGATCGAGCAAGCTCTCCAACACGACGGACCGGCGCTGATCGAGATTCTTGTAAGCAGGCAGGAACTGTCGATGCCTCCGACCATCACTTTCGAGCAGGTAAAAGGCTTCGGCATTTTTGCTCTCAGGGCAGTTCTCAACGGGCATGGGGACGAGATTATCGATCTCGCGAAGGTGAATCTCATCCGGTAA
- a CDS encoding thiamine pyrophosphate-binding protein produces MRHEEAAAFAAGAEAHLTGRLAVCAGSCGPGNLHLINGLYDCHRSRVPVLAIAAQIPSSEIGSGYFQETNPEHLFAQCSHYCQSISFPEQMPRVLEIAIQTAVSRGGVAVVTIPGDIALRDATQEGPRLHFPPAQTYCISHR; encoded by the coding sequence ATGCGCCACGAAGAGGCAGCCGCCTTCGCGGCCGGCGCGGAAGCACATCTGACGGGAAGACTGGCGGTATGCGCGGGGAGTTGCGGCCCAGGCAATCTGCATTTGATCAACGGTCTTTATGATTGCCATCGCAGTCGCGTTCCAGTGCTCGCGATCGCAGCTCAGATCCCCAGCAGCGAAATTGGCAGCGGCTATTTTCAAGAAACTAACCCAGAACACCTCTTCGCGCAATGCAGTCACTACTGCCAATCGATCTCGTTTCCGGAGCAGATGCCGCGTGTTCTCGAGATTGCCATCCAGACTGCTGTTTCGCGTGGTGGGGTCGCAGTGGTTACGATTCCCGGAGACATAGCGCTACGTGATGCAACACAAGAGGGACCACGGCTACATTTTCCCCCCGCCCAGACCTACTGTATCTCCCACCGGTGA
- a CDS encoding thiamine pyrophosphate-binding protein, with protein MATKTVADLLVQTLAAAGVKRLYGVSGDSLNGITDSIRRQSQIQ; from the coding sequence GTGGCAACAAAAACAGTGGCCGATCTGCTTGTGCAAACTCTTGCGGCGGCCGGCGTGAAAAGGCTCTACGGGGTTTCCGGCGATTCCCTCAACGGAATTACCGACTCGATTCGACGGCAGAGCCAGATTCAATAG
- a CDS encoding alpha/beta fold hydrolase, producing the protein MNANLSMIQHHRADLDGLRMHFVEAGKGPAVVLLHGFPETWYAWRYQITSLAQHYRLIVPDLRGYGATDKPASGYDKRTMANDIRRLMRHLGIQKATIIGHDRGARVGTRFVKDHPEVVERFAALDNIPTKVIFDTKNAAFAQFGWFFLFQGVPHLPQALVQGREEMWLRYLFGDWTYNPEALSDADIAVYTQAYAQPGGLHGAFSDYSAWRQDLEQDYADADKRIACPTMALWGAEFAGAKIMDMAKLWDDMASDLKVAPIPLSGHLPHEEQPEQVTAALLDFLQP; encoded by the coding sequence ATGAACGCCAATTTATCGATGATCCAGCACCATCGCGCAGACTTAGACGGTCTACGGATGCACTTTGTAGAAGCGGGGAAAGGCCCTGCTGTGGTCTTGCTCCACGGCTTCCCGGAGACCTGGTATGCCTGGCGTTACCAGATCACCTCGCTGGCGCAACATTATCGACTCATCGTCCCGGATCTGCGCGGCTATGGCGCCACTGATAAGCCAGCGAGCGGCTATGACAAGCGCACGATGGCCAACGACATTCGAAGGCTGATGCGACACCTGGGCATTCAGAAGGCCACCATTATCGGTCATGATCGAGGCGCTCGAGTAGGAACGCGGTTTGTAAAAGATCATCCCGAAGTGGTCGAACGGTTTGCGGCGCTGGACAATATCCCGACCAAAGTTATCTTTGACACAAAGAATGCGGCATTCGCTCAGTTCGGTTGGTTTTTCCTCTTCCAAGGTGTGCCCCATCTTCCCCAGGCGCTGGTACAGGGGCGCGAAGAGATGTGGCTGCGCTACCTCTTCGGAGACTGGACCTACAATCCCGAAGCGTTGAGCGACGCGGACATCGCCGTATACACGCAGGCTTATGCTCAGCCGGGCGGTCTGCATGGCGCTTTTTCCGACTATAGCGCCTGGCGTCAGGATCTGGAGCAGGATTACGCCGATGCGGACAAGAGGATCGCATGCCCCACGATGGCGCTGTGGGGAGCCGAATTCGCCGGAGCGAAAATTATGGACATGGCGAAACTCTGGGACGACATGGCTTCAGATCTTAAGGTTGCACCCATCCCGCTGTCAGGCCATCTGCCACACGAAGAGCAGCCCGAACAAGTGACCGCCGCGTTGCTCGATTTCCTGCAACCTTGA
- a CDS encoding FAD-binding and (Fe-S)-binding domain-containing protein, which yields MALLQPDTARIGHTSGKPAEDRVPDERVFGTPRELREALSKLIGGDQVLHRAIDLIRYASDASPYRLIPQVVVTPRTTRDVVALLKYCRENGRHATFRAAGTSLCGQAQSDDILIDVRKHWYGMSLADGGSLLRARPGVILGHASTFLRKHGRRLGPDPASINACTIGGVIANNSGGMRCKIERNAYNTVRSMTLVLASGTVIDTAQPDAEAALMRSEPELAQGLLKLRAELIADRPLTDRIRHKFMIRNTNGYRLDALLDADTPLEIFRRLVVGSEGTLAFIAEAVIDTLPTPGATCVTWIPLPSMDEAVALVPGLVSLGAEAVELMMAPALTAAVQAFPGTPHYWMTLDPKAAALLVEFTAADDAALDHIEAAAHALTANANLLQPLDFTRDAKAMEIDWRVREGLIGIIGKGRPDGSALVNEDVCFPPARIAEGAQDLQALLTKHGFLPGVAGHAAFGNLHFTLTPRLEDPADRARYSAFMDELVELVIDKYDGSLKAEHGTGRNMAPFVRREWGDKATEMMWRIKRLADPYGVLAPDCVLTRDEGIHLQRFKSSPAIDGSEATRCIECGMCEPVCPSRNVTMTPRQRIVVRREMARQPNDSLMFAQLLKDYEYDGIQTCAADGSCAEPCPVSINTGTLVKSFRQRENTDGREKVALAIAKRWNSVETIARMAVGVTDFISRTVGVRALTGLTAVARAALSKDLVPSVPGPMPQKAPGRLPQTSRQGAAAVYFPACINRIFGRARGMARRPSLPEALVALSARAGQPLWIPDNVRGLCCSTPWSSKGYRLGHEWMATAIADAMWDWSNAGALPVVIDAVSCTHGLLDDVRTHIDRERQERFNKIELVDAIVWVHRLLPSLPIERKLGSAAVHPTCSMIHLGLEEKFIEIARAVADDVIVPIGTTCCGTAGDRGLLHPELVVSATREEKAYLDAHPADVYLSANRTCEMGLQQATGKPYESFIFALEETTRLDGAAR from the coding sequence ATGGCACTACTACAACCAGACACGGCTCGAATCGGTCACACATCGGGAAAACCAGCTGAAGATCGCGTTCCCGATGAACGCGTTTTCGGGACGCCGCGGGAGTTGCGCGAAGCGCTGAGTAAACTGATCGGCGGAGATCAAGTTCTGCATCGTGCCATTGACCTTATCCGTTACGCCTCCGACGCCAGCCCCTATCGCCTCATTCCGCAGGTCGTAGTAACTCCGCGCACAACCCGAGACGTTGTCGCTTTACTGAAATACTGCCGCGAGAACGGACGACATGCAACTTTCCGCGCAGCAGGGACGAGCCTCTGCGGACAGGCGCAATCGGACGACATCCTGATCGATGTCCGTAAACATTGGTATGGCATGTCGCTCGCGGACGGAGGCAGTCTGCTTCGTGCCCGGCCCGGTGTTATTCTCGGGCACGCCAGTACCTTCCTACGCAAACACGGTCGTCGCCTGGGACCTGACCCAGCGAGCATCAATGCGTGCACGATCGGCGGGGTCATCGCCAACAACTCAGGTGGGATGCGGTGCAAGATTGAGCGCAACGCGTACAACACGGTCCGCTCGATGACCCTCGTGCTGGCTTCTGGAACCGTCATTGACACGGCACAGCCCGATGCCGAGGCAGCGCTCATGCGCAGCGAACCAGAGCTTGCACAGGGTCTGCTCAAGCTGCGGGCTGAGTTGATCGCCGACCGTCCACTCACCGACCGAATCCGACATAAGTTCATGATCCGAAATACGAACGGCTACCGGCTCGACGCTCTGCTCGACGCCGACACGCCGCTCGAAATCTTCCGCCGACTCGTAGTTGGTTCCGAAGGGACGCTTGCGTTCATCGCCGAAGCGGTGATCGACACGCTCCCGACCCCCGGCGCTACCTGCGTTACATGGATTCCGTTACCTTCAATGGATGAGGCCGTCGCGCTGGTGCCCGGCCTCGTCTCTCTCGGCGCAGAGGCCGTCGAGCTCATGATGGCGCCAGCACTGACGGCTGCTGTCCAGGCGTTTCCGGGAACACCTCACTACTGGATGACACTCGATCCGAAGGCCGCCGCACTGTTGGTCGAATTCACCGCAGCGGATGACGCCGCACTTGACCATATCGAAGCTGCGGCACACGCGCTTACTGCCAACGCCAATCTGCTCCAACCTCTGGACTTCACCCGTGACGCCAAGGCGATGGAGATTGACTGGCGGGTACGCGAAGGCCTGATCGGGATCATTGGGAAAGGGCGACCGGACGGATCCGCGCTCGTCAATGAAGACGTCTGCTTTCCTCCAGCCCGCATCGCCGAAGGCGCACAAGACTTGCAGGCGCTGCTCACCAAGCACGGATTTCTGCCAGGCGTGGCCGGGCACGCGGCCTTCGGCAACTTGCATTTCACTCTTACCCCAAGGCTGGAGGACCCCGCCGATCGGGCCCGCTACAGCGCATTCATGGACGAACTGGTCGAGCTCGTGATTGACAAATACGACGGTTCGCTGAAGGCCGAGCACGGAACGGGGCGTAATATGGCCCCGTTTGTACGGCGTGAATGGGGCGATAAGGCCACAGAGATGATGTGGCGGATCAAGAGGTTGGCCGACCCATACGGTGTGCTCGCTCCGGACTGCGTTCTTACTCGTGATGAGGGAATCCATTTGCAGCGATTTAAGTCTTCCCCAGCGATCGACGGCTCCGAAGCCACGCGTTGCATCGAGTGCGGCATGTGTGAGCCGGTTTGCCCATCGCGCAACGTTACTATGACACCTCGGCAACGTATCGTTGTCCGGCGCGAGATGGCTCGCCAGCCGAATGACTCACTGATGTTTGCGCAATTGCTCAAGGACTACGAATACGACGGTATACAGACTTGCGCGGCCGACGGATCATGCGCGGAGCCTTGCCCGGTATCAATCAACACGGGGACGCTTGTCAAGTCATTCCGCCAGCGCGAAAACACAGATGGGCGCGAGAAGGTTGCGCTTGCTATCGCCAAGCGCTGGAATAGCGTCGAAACCATCGCCCGCATGGCAGTAGGCGTGACTGATTTCATCTCGAGAACTGTTGGCGTGAGAGCCTTGACGGGTCTGACTGCGGTGGCGAGAGCGGCACTCAGCAAAGACCTCGTTCCCTCAGTCCCCGGACCCATGCCGCAGAAGGCCCCAGGCAGGCTTCCGCAGACTTCGCGTCAGGGTGCAGCGGCGGTTTATTTTCCGGCCTGCATCAACCGCATCTTTGGCCGCGCGCGAGGCATGGCGCGGCGACCGAGCCTTCCCGAGGCGCTTGTGGCGCTATCTGCCCGCGCCGGGCAACCGCTCTGGATCCCCGATAACGTGCGTGGCCTTTGCTGTTCAACGCCTTGGAGTTCCAAGGGTTACCGGCTTGGTCATGAATGGATGGCCACGGCGATCGCCGACGCAATGTGGGACTGGAGCAACGCGGGCGCCCTGCCCGTCGTGATCGACGCTGTTTCATGCACTCACGGCCTATTGGACGATGTACGAACTCACATAGACCGCGAGCGACAAGAGCGATTCAATAAGATCGAACTCGTCGACGCGATTGTTTGGGTCCACCGGTTGCTCCCAAGCCTTCCGATCGAACGAAAGCTGGGTAGTGCGGCGGTGCATCCGACGTGCTCCATGATCCATCTCGGTCTCGAGGAGAAATTCATCGAGATCGCCAGGGCTGTTGCCGACGACGTTATCGTTCCAATCGGAACAACGTGCTGCGGAACCGCCGGCGATCGCGGCTTACTGCACCCAGAGCTCGTTGTCTCGGCTACACGCGAGGAGAAGGCCTATCTAGACGCGCATCCCGCCGACGTCTACCTTTCAGCAAATCGGACTTGTGAGATGGGCCTGCAGCAAGCGACCGGTAAGCCTTACGAGTCATTCATCTTCGCGCTCGAGGAGACGACTCGTCTCGATGGCGCAGCAAGATAG
- a CDS encoding fumarylacetoacetate hydrolase family protein, with product MKLIAYLKGDDRIMARVLDQTALPVAKLEDFWANPQQNLLAAAQMRSGGEPLANLIQVPPLPDTARILCAGMNYLAHAQETQLKVPEQPDIFARWRSTLSVDGQSVPIPPRDDHFDWEGELAVVVGTELRDVTPEVAKAGILGYACFNDLSARKFQMASERWTLGKNADSSGPFGPWIVTADEIPDPGRLHLQTRVNGKIVQDGNTSGLIFSGAEIGAYASGAMTLKPGDVIATGTPEGVGVARKPPIFLHDGDVVEVEIERIGRIANRIVQR from the coding sequence ATGAAACTCATTGCATATCTGAAAGGCGACGACCGAATCATGGCCAGAGTTCTCGATCAGACGGCGCTGCCAGTCGCCAAACTTGAGGACTTCTGGGCGAACCCCCAGCAGAATCTATTGGCAGCCGCCCAGATGCGCTCCGGTGGAGAGCCGCTCGCAAACCTGATTCAAGTTCCGCCGCTGCCGGACACGGCCCGCATACTCTGCGCGGGCATGAACTATCTCGCCCATGCTCAGGAAACACAGCTTAAGGTGCCGGAGCAGCCCGACATCTTTGCGCGTTGGCGCTCGACCCTGTCCGTCGATGGCCAATCCGTCCCCATTCCACCGCGCGATGACCATTTCGACTGGGAAGGTGAGTTGGCGGTGGTCGTCGGCACAGAGCTCCGAGACGTCACACCTGAGGTCGCAAAGGCTGGGATCCTCGGCTATGCATGTTTCAACGACCTCAGCGCCCGTAAGTTTCAAATGGCCAGCGAGCGCTGGACACTTGGCAAGAACGCCGACAGCTCAGGACCTTTCGGCCCGTGGATCGTTACGGCCGACGAAATCCCAGATCCCGGTCGATTGCATCTCCAGACCCGCGTCAACGGCAAGATCGTCCAGGACGGCAACACGTCAGGCCTTATCTTTTCAGGCGCGGAAATCGGAGCCTATGCTTCAGGGGCAATGACGCTCAAGCCTGGCGACGTTATCGCTACCGGCACACCGGAAGGCGTCGGGGTCGCCAGGAAACCACCCATATTCCTGCACGACGGCGACGTGGTCGAAGTTGAAATCGAGCGAATTGGCCGCATAGCCAACCGGATCGTTCAACGCTGA